In the Pseudomonas sp. DTU_2021_1001937_2_SI_NGA_ILE_001 genome, one interval contains:
- a CDS encoding TIGR03915 family putative DNA repair protein: MIRLDCDDLFDTWRQQARWLLSHGVDPSRVSWGGEHDIDLFGSDEALPEGAGPFQAKVPLALVEQLQAASQYRGEQRWSLLYEVLWRVCHGDRTAMLAGDRLGSELQRRLKQVSREAHHLHAFLRFVALPAEAPHADALPPEYVAWHEPAHDILACASRHFIGRMGRHRWMIATPRDGVFYDGERLHHERICPPAWQAMARQADDPGGELWLTYYQNIFNPARLNPKVMQGHLPTRFWKNLPEGPLIPELISQARTGKQRDGQARDVAARPGKRIRAAGPPR, translated from the coding sequence ATGATCCGCCTGGATTGCGACGACCTGTTCGACACCTGGCGGCAACAAGCACGCTGGTTGCTCAGCCATGGGGTAGACCCCAGCCGGGTCAGTTGGGGCGGCGAGCACGACATCGATCTGTTCGGCAGCGATGAGGCCTTGCCAGAGGGTGCCGGTCCGTTTCAGGCCAAGGTGCCCCTGGCGCTGGTCGAGCAGCTGCAGGCTGCGTCGCAGTATCGTGGCGAGCAGCGCTGGAGCCTGTTGTACGAAGTGCTGTGGCGGGTCTGCCATGGCGACCGCACCGCCATGCTGGCTGGCGACCGACTGGGCAGCGAGCTGCAACGGCGGCTCAAGCAGGTCAGCCGCGAGGCCCATCACCTGCACGCCTTCCTGCGCTTCGTGGCGCTGCCCGCCGAAGCACCGCATGCCGACGCGCTGCCGCCAGAGTACGTGGCCTGGCACGAGCCGGCCCACGACATCCTGGCCTGCGCCAGTCGGCACTTCATCGGCCGCATGGGGCGTCATCGCTGGATGATCGCCACGCCCCGCGACGGGGTGTTCTACGACGGCGAGCGCCTGCACCACGAACGGATCTGCCCACCCGCCTGGCAGGCCATGGCCCGCCAGGCGGACGATCCGGGCGGTGAGCTGTGGCTGACCTACTACCAGAACATCTTCAACCCTGCACGCCTGAACCCCAAGGTCATGCAAGGCCACCTGCCGACACGCTTCTGGAAGAACCTCCCGGAAGGCCCGCTGATTCCAGAGCTGATCAGCCAGGCGCGCACCGGCAAGCAGCGCGACGGCCAGGCCCGCGACGTTGCGGCGCGCCCCGGCAAACGGATCCGCGCAGCCGGTCCACCGCGCTAA
- a CDS encoding PhzF family phenazine biosynthesis protein produces the protein MRRYAFKQLDVFTDRPLLGNPLAVVLQADTLSEQQMAALANWTNLSETCFLLQPTDPRADYRVRIFTTVKELPFAGHPTLGSCRAWLEAGGVAKGEEIIQQCGIGLVRIRRDGSRLAFTAPPLLRSGPLQAELQARVCAALGLATGQVLEARWVDNGAGWMALRLASRAEVLAVKPDFSQLDGLAVGLFAACDPATEGEQADFEVRAFIGGDGMPEDPVTGSLNAGIARWLFDEGLAVERYVVCQGTAIGRDGRVHVQRMGDDIWVGGDAVACIDGHISL, from the coding sequence ATGCGCCGCTATGCCTTCAAACAACTCGATGTGTTCACCGACCGCCCTTTGCTGGGCAATCCGCTGGCGGTGGTGCTGCAGGCCGACACGCTGAGCGAGCAGCAGATGGCGGCACTGGCCAACTGGACCAACCTCAGTGAAACCTGCTTCCTGTTGCAGCCCACCGATCCACGTGCCGATTATCGGGTGCGGATCTTCACCACCGTCAAGGAACTGCCCTTCGCCGGGCATCCGACCCTCGGCAGTTGCCGGGCATGGCTGGAGGCCGGTGGCGTAGCCAAGGGCGAGGAAATCATCCAGCAGTGTGGTATCGGGCTGGTGCGCATTCGTCGCGATGGGTCCCGGCTGGCCTTTACCGCACCGCCCTTGCTGCGCAGCGGTCCGTTGCAGGCCGAGCTGCAGGCGCGAGTCTGCGCGGCGTTGGGATTGGCGACCGGACAGGTGCTCGAGGCGCGCTGGGTCGACAATGGCGCCGGCTGGATGGCCTTGCGCCTGGCCAGCCGCGCTGAGGTGCTGGCGGTGAAACCGGACTTCAGCCAGCTCGACGGCCTGGCCGTGGGCCTGTTCGCGGCCTGCGATCCGGCGACAGAGGGTGAGCAGGCGGACTTCGAGGTGCGCGCCTTCATCGGTGGCGACGGCATGCCGGAAGACCCGGTGACCGGCAGCCTGAACGCCGGCATCGCACGCTGGTTGTTCGACGAGGGGCTGGCTGTGGAGCGCTACGTGGTTTGCCAGGGTACGGCGATCGGTCGCGATGGCCGGGTGCACGTGCAGCGGATGGGCGATGACATCTGGGTGGGCGGCGATGCCGTCGCGTGCATCGACGGTCATATCAGTCTTTAG
- a CDS encoding NAD-dependent protein deacetylase, translating into MPDSLTLERLCDYLQQPLLVISGAGISTASGIPDYRDRDGVRRGKQPMMYQEFLNDPAARQRYWARALLGWPRILAAQPNAAHQALASLQQAGRIGGLITQNVDALHARAGSDATELHGSLHRVLCLDCGRRFPRADIQARMLADNPYMADVQARQAPDGDTLLDPVYVADFQVPPCPACQGLRLKPDVVFFGENVASATAARAAAQASAAPGLLVVGSSLMAWSAFRLCKAMAEDGKPILAINQGKTRADPLITARTAQPCELLLPSVVQALG; encoded by the coding sequence ATGCCTGACAGCCTGACCCTCGAACGGCTTTGCGACTACCTGCAGCAACCGCTGCTGGTGATCAGCGGCGCCGGAATCAGCACCGCCTCCGGTATTCCGGACTATCGCGACCGCGACGGCGTGCGGCGCGGCAAGCAACCGATGATGTATCAGGAATTTCTCAACGACCCCGCCGCCCGCCAGCGCTACTGGGCCCGCGCCCTGCTCGGTTGGCCCCGCATCCTCGCCGCACAGCCCAATGCCGCGCATCAGGCACTGGCCAGTCTGCAACAGGCCGGACGCATCGGCGGATTGATTACTCAGAACGTCGATGCCCTGCATGCGCGCGCCGGCAGCGACGCCACCGAGCTGCACGGCAGCCTGCATCGAGTGCTGTGCCTGGATTGCGGCCGGCGCTTTCCGCGCGCCGACATCCAGGCGCGTATGCTTGCCGACAACCCCTACATGGCCGACGTCCAGGCGCGCCAGGCTCCCGATGGCGATACCCTGCTCGACCCTGTCTACGTGGCGGATTTCCAAGTACCGCCTTGCCCGGCCTGCCAAGGCTTGCGACTCAAACCCGATGTGGTGTTCTTCGGTGAAAACGTCGCCAGCGCCACGGCTGCCCGGGCGGCGGCCCAGGCCAGCGCGGCGCCGGGTCTGCTGGTGGTCGGCAGCTCGCTGATGGCCTGGTCGGCGTTTCGCCTGTGCAAGGCGATGGCCGAAGACGGCAAGCCGATTCTGGCCATCAACCAGGGCAAGACCCGCGCCGACCCACTGATCACCGCACGCACGGCACAGCCGTGCGAGCTATTGCTGCCAAGCGTCGTACAGGCCCTGGGCTGA
- a CDS encoding DNA polymerase II — translation MDLQQGFILSRHWRDTPEGTEVELWLATDQGPRLIRLAPQVQVAFVPVVQRERAQALLRDEAGIEWRELALRDFRQRPVVGLYCKQYRQLLAVEKLLRKGNLDVYEADIRPPERYLMERFINAPVQFSGRDDGSGVLLQAQLRPAPDYRPRLRLVSLDIETTERGELYSIGLEGCGQRVVYMLGPANGDASGLDFELHYCASRAELLHALNRWMAQHDPDAIIGWNLVQFDLRVLQEHARRLGIALMLGRGATPLGWREHGSRQHFFAEAAGRLIIDGIEALRSATWSFPSFSLESVAQTLLGEGKAIDTPYQRMDEINRMFAEDKPALAHYNLKDCELVTRIFAKTELLSFLLERATVTGLAADRSGGSVAAFYHLYMPQMHRLGFVAPNLGERMPEASPGGFVMDSRPGLYESVLVLDYKSLYPSIIRTFLIDPVGLIEGLQHPTDQDSVAGFRGARFSRTRHSLPSIVERVWQGREAAKREGNAPLSQALKIIMNAFYGVLGSSGCRFFDTRLASSITLRGHQIMQQTRELIQASGYEVIYGDTDSTFVWLGRPHGEQEAEAIGRELVAAVNQWWQTHLREAHGLRSALELQYETHFSRFLMPTIRGAEEGSKKRYAGLVTRADGQQEMVYKGLESVRTDWSPLAREFQQQLYLLIFQRRPYQAFVRDYVQRTLAGEHDQLLVYRKRLRRPLGDYERNVPPHVRAARLADEYNDRQGRPRQYQNGGWISYVMTTAGPEPLEARQAPIDYDHYVTRQLQPLADAILPFVDDDFTTLVGGQLDLF, via the coding sequence TTGGATCTACAACAGGGTTTCATTCTCAGCCGCCACTGGCGTGATACGCCGGAAGGCACCGAGGTCGAGCTGTGGCTGGCCACCGACCAGGGGCCACGCCTGATACGCCTGGCCCCGCAAGTGCAGGTGGCGTTCGTGCCGGTCGTGCAGCGTGAACGCGCGCAAGCACTGTTGCGCGACGAGGCCGGCATCGAGTGGCGGGAACTGGCGCTGCGCGATTTCCGCCAGCGCCCGGTCGTGGGCCTGTACTGCAAGCAGTACCGGCAGTTGCTGGCGGTCGAGAAGCTATTGCGCAAAGGCAACCTGGATGTCTATGAAGCCGACATCCGTCCGCCGGAGCGCTACCTCATGGAGCGTTTCATCAACGCCCCCGTGCAGTTCAGTGGCCGTGACGACGGCAGTGGAGTACTGCTGCAGGCACAGCTACGCCCGGCGCCCGACTACCGCCCGCGCCTGCGGCTGGTCTCGCTGGACATCGAAACCACCGAGCGGGGCGAGCTGTATTCCATCGGCCTGGAAGGTTGTGGCCAGCGTGTGGTGTACATGCTCGGGCCGGCCAACGGTGACGCCAGCGGCCTGGATTTCGAGCTGCACTACTGCGCCAGCCGCGCCGAGCTGCTGCACGCCTTGAACCGCTGGATGGCACAGCACGACCCCGACGCGATCATCGGCTGGAACCTGGTGCAGTTCGATCTGCGCGTGTTGCAAGAGCATGCCCGGCGCCTGGGCATTGCGCTGATGCTCGGGCGCGGCGCCACGCCACTGGGCTGGCGCGAGCACGGCAGCCGCCAGCACTTCTTCGCCGAGGCCGCCGGCCGTTTGATCATCGATGGCATCGAGGCGCTGCGCTCGGCCACCTGGAGTTTTCCGTCGTTCAGCCTGGAGTCGGTGGCGCAGACGCTGCTGGGCGAGGGCAAGGCCATCGATACGCCTTACCAGCGCATGGACGAAATCAACCGCATGTTCGCCGAAGACAAGCCGGCCCTGGCGCACTACAACCTCAAGGACTGCGAACTGGTCACGCGGATCTTCGCCAAGACCGAGTTGCTGAGCTTCCTGCTCGAACGCGCCACGGTCACCGGCCTGGCCGCAGACCGCAGCGGTGGCTCGGTGGCGGCGTTCTATCACCTGTACATGCCGCAGATGCATCGCCTGGGCTTCGTCGCGCCGAACCTTGGCGAACGCATGCCCGAGGCCAGCCCCGGTGGCTTCGTCATGGATTCGCGGCCTGGCCTGTACGAGTCGGTGCTGGTGCTCGACTACAAGAGCCTGTACCCGTCGATCATTCGGACCTTTCTCATCGACCCCGTGGGGTTGATCGAAGGCCTGCAGCATCCGACCGACCAGGACTCGGTGGCCGGCTTTCGTGGCGCACGTTTCTCGCGCACCCGACACAGCCTGCCGAGTATCGTCGAGCGGGTCTGGCAGGGCCGTGAGGCGGCCAAGCGCGAGGGCAATGCGCCGCTTTCGCAGGCGCTGAAAATCATCATGAACGCCTTCTACGGGGTGTTGGGCTCCAGCGGCTGCCGATTCTTCGACACGCGCCTGGCCTCGTCGATCACCCTGCGCGGGCACCAGATCATGCAGCAGACCCGCGAGCTGATCCAGGCCAGCGGCTACGAAGTGATCTATGGCGACACCGACTCGACCTTCGTCTGGCTGGGCCGGCCGCACGGCGAGCAGGAGGCCGAGGCGATCGGCCGCGAGCTGGTGGCGGCCGTCAACCAGTGGTGGCAGACCCACCTGCGCGAGGCCCACGGCCTGCGCAGCGCCCTGGAGCTGCAGTACGAAACCCATTTCAGCCGCTTCCTGATGCCGACCATCCGCGGTGCGGAGGAGGGCAGCAAGAAGCGCTACGCCGGCCTGGTGACACGCGCCGATGGTCAGCAGGAGATGGTCTACAAGGGCCTGGAGTCGGTGCGTACCGACTGGTCGCCGCTGGCCCGCGAGTTCCAGCAGCAGTTGTATCTGCTGATTTTCCAGCGCCGGCCTTACCAGGCGTTCGTGCGCGACTACGTGCAACGCACCCTGGCCGGCGAGCATGATCAACTGCTGGTGTACCGCAAGCGCCTGCGCCGCCCGCTGGGCGACTACGAGCGCAACGTGCCGCCGCATGTACGCGCCGCGCGCCTGGCCGACGAATACAACGACCGCCAGGGTCGCCCGCGGCAGTACCAGAACGGCGGCTGGATCAGCTACGTGATGACCACTGCCGGGCCTGAACCCCTGGAAGCTCGCCAGGCGCCCATCGACTACGACCATTACGTGACGCGTCAGCTGCAGCCGCTGGCCGATGCGATCCTGCCCTTCGTCGACGATGACTTCACCACGCTGGTCGGCGGCCAGCTCGACCTGTTCTGA
- a CDS encoding EAL domain-containing protein, whose amino-acid sequence MTASQSPAIATLGTAPSRNALLVRRTLFVLLGLLGAISLLMVAVVLSIAWQLNRETSAHSQRLVDKLWQATEQRLTTTTRDNANWGDAYSALHLRTDLDWAFTRDNLGPSLFNHFGFEGIFVIGPGNRTTYAVEQGQLSDASLQAWLKVFPEDLIREAREADDEDDVALRIVERYGQPVLLSAARLGPGNRVFLEGTAGEQSVLVLAYLLNPGKLRALGDSYEIDQLRAAIDSTDTTAEPQLRITPQWVLRWNPEQPGNRLLKVLLPTLLVSLVVLLFMAVRIARRTLNNARLLDHQYTVIQASRTALGDSEARFRNLAEAASDWFWETDLELRLLYLSERFETITGQPAQAWLGQRLDHLLHSLEQPLGTWIANQHTGGPRAVLRCTHVTLHGDTLTSLLAARPVLNAGQVVGYQGSASDITREVAAEARLRQLSEHDALTGLANRSRLREALQTRLERLPGEAESLALLTLDLDHFKPVNDLYGHSGGDQVLREVALRLTRCQPEGALLARQGGDEFVMLFDTVPDQAATEALCQRLIGAIDQPFVVSGQEVVIGLSIGIACAPTHGTVAEDLLRFSDLALYQAKKGGRNTWRFYEPAMTQLMERQRELEKHLRKALQHGQFSLRYQPRYDIRSGRISGAEALIRWEHPQLGLCMPDQFIGLAEEKGLIVPLSDWVLLRACTDALQWPGELRVSVNISAVEFRTAGLVERIRSVLAATGLPAARLELELTERVVIDDAPSSLELMLALKALGVRLSMDDFGTGYSSLSYLKDYPFDTLKIDRSFINEIDRSAQGRCIVQAIIDLGRALSLSVTAEGVETEQQLQQLAAFACDEAQGYFLNRPMPLAALLEAIARQNDSAYQPH is encoded by the coding sequence ATGACTGCATCCCAATCTCCAGCCATCGCGACGCTCGGCACCGCGCCCTCGCGCAATGCCCTGCTGGTCAGACGCACATTGTTCGTGCTGCTGGGGCTGTTGGGCGCCATTTCGCTGCTGATGGTCGCGGTGGTACTGTCGATCGCCTGGCAGCTCAACCGTGAGACCAGCGCCCACAGCCAGCGCCTGGTGGACAAGCTCTGGCAAGCCACCGAGCAACGCCTGACCACCACGACCCGCGACAACGCCAACTGGGGCGACGCCTACAGTGCCCTGCACCTGCGAACCGACCTGGACTGGGCGTTCACCCGCGACAACCTCGGCCCGTCGTTATTCAACCACTTCGGTTTCGAGGGCATCTTCGTCATTGGCCCTGGCAACCGTACCACCTATGCCGTCGAGCAAGGTCAGCTCAGCGACGCCAGCCTGCAGGCCTGGCTCAAGGTCTTCCCTGAAGACCTGATCCGGGAGGCCCGCGAGGCCGACGACGAGGACGATGTCGCCCTGCGTATCGTCGAGCGCTATGGCCAACCTGTGCTGCTCAGCGCCGCCCGGCTCGGCCCTGGTAACAGGGTCTTCCTGGAAGGAACCGCCGGCGAGCAGTCGGTGCTGGTCCTGGCCTATCTGCTCAATCCAGGCAAGCTCAGGGCATTGGGTGACAGCTACGAGATCGATCAACTGCGCGCTGCCATCGACAGCACGGATACGACCGCCGAGCCACAGCTGCGGATCACCCCACAGTGGGTGCTGCGCTGGAATCCGGAGCAGCCGGGCAACCGCCTGCTCAAGGTCCTGTTGCCGACACTGCTGGTTTCACTGGTCGTGTTGCTCTTCATGGCCGTGCGCATTGCGCGCCGAACCCTCAACAACGCCCGCCTGCTCGACCATCAATACACCGTCATCCAGGCCAGCCGCACCGCCCTCGGCGACAGCGAGGCGCGTTTTCGCAATCTGGCCGAGGCCGCTTCCGACTGGTTCTGGGAAACCGACCTGGAACTGCGGTTGCTCTACCTGTCCGAGCGCTTCGAAACCATCACCGGACAGCCGGCCCAGGCTTGGCTGGGCCAGCGTCTCGACCACCTGCTGCACAGTCTGGAACAGCCATTGGGCACGTGGATCGCCAACCAGCATACCGGCGGGCCGCGGGCAGTGCTGCGCTGTACCCATGTCACGCTGCACGGCGACACCCTGACCAGCCTGCTCGCCGCCAGGCCGGTGCTCAACGCCGGCCAGGTGGTGGGCTACCAGGGCAGTGCCTCGGATATCACCCGTGAGGTGGCAGCCGAGGCACGTCTGCGTCAGTTGTCCGAGCATGACGCCCTCACCGGCCTGGCCAACCGCTCGCGCCTGCGCGAGGCGCTGCAGACGCGTCTTGAGCGTCTGCCGGGCGAGGCTGAGTCGCTGGCGTTGCTGACCCTGGACCTGGATCATTTCAAGCCGGTCAACGATCTGTACGGCCACAGTGGCGGTGACCAGGTCCTGCGTGAGGTCGCGCTGCGCCTGACGCGCTGCCAACCCGAGGGTGCACTGCTGGCACGCCAGGGAGGCGACGAGTTCGTGATGCTCTTCGACACCGTGCCTGACCAGGCAGCCACCGAAGCCTTGTGTCAGCGCCTGATCGGCGCCATCGACCAGCCGTTCGTGGTCAGCGGCCAGGAAGTGGTCATCGGTCTGAGCATCGGTATCGCCTGCGCGCCGACCCATGGCACGGTGGCCGAAGACCTGCTGCGCTTTTCCGACCTGGCGCTGTACCAGGCCAAGAAAGGCGGTCGCAATACCTGGCGCTTCTATGAGCCCGCCATGACCCAGCTCATGGAGCGCCAGCGCGAACTGGAAAAACATCTGCGCAAGGCTCTGCAGCACGGCCAGTTCAGCTTGCGCTACCAGCCCCGCTATGACATCCGCAGCGGCCGCATCAGCGGCGCTGAAGCGCTTATCCGCTGGGAACATCCGCAACTGGGCCTGTGCATGCCCGACCAGTTCATTGGCCTGGCCGAGGAAAAGGGCCTGATCGTGCCGCTCAGTGACTGGGTGCTGCTGCGTGCCTGCACCGATGCGCTGCAATGGCCAGGCGAGCTGCGTGTCTCGGTGAACATTTCCGCCGTGGAGTTTCGCACCGCCGGGCTGGTGGAGCGCATCCGCTCGGTGCTCGCCGCCACCGGCCTGCCGGCGGCGCGGCTGGAACTGGAGCTGACCGAACGGGTGGTGATCGACGATGCGCCATCCAGCCTGGAGCTGATGCTGGCACTCAAGGCCCTGGGCGTGCGCCTGTCGATGGACGACTTCGGTACCGGCTATTCGTCGCTCAGCTACCTCAAGGATTACCCGTTCGACACCCTGAAGATCGACCGCAGCTTCATCAACGAGATCGACCGCAGCGCCCAGGGCCGCTGCATCGTCCAGGCGATCATCGACCTGGGCCGGGCACTGTCCTTGAGCGTCACGGCCGAGGGGGTCGAGACCGAACAGCAGTTGCAGCAGTTGGCCGCCTTCGCCTGCGATGAAGCACAGGGCTACTTCCTGAACCGCCCCATGCCCCTGGCGGCTCTGCTGGAGGCCATTGCCCGGCAAAATGACAGCGCCTATCAACCCCATTGA
- a CDS encoding CBS domain-containing protein, protein MKTVAQLLKLKPEAHRQVHSIAPDALVIDALRLMAEKNIGALAVVENGAVIGVVSERDYARKMVLLGRSSVGTPVSAIMSSKVITVDSAQNVETCMNLMTDHHLRHLPVVDNGELLGLLSIGDLVKEAIAEQASLIQQLEQYIRGE, encoded by the coding sequence ATGAAGACCGTTGCCCAACTGCTCAAACTCAAACCCGAAGCGCACCGCCAGGTCCACAGCATTGCTCCGGATGCGCTGGTCATCGATGCACTGCGCCTGATGGCCGAGAAGAACATCGGCGCCCTGGCCGTGGTCGAGAACGGTGCCGTCATCGGCGTGGTGAGCGAACGTGACTATGCCCGCAAGATGGTGCTGCTGGGCCGCTCCTCGGTCGGTACACCGGTCAGCGCCATCATGAGCAGCAAGGTGATCACCGTGGACTCGGCGCAGAACGTCGAGACCTGCATGAACCTGATGACCGACCACCACCTGCGACACCTGCCGGTGGTCGACAACGGCGAACTGCTCGGCCTGCTGTCGATCGGTGACCTGGTCAAGGAAGCGATCGCGGAACAGGCCAGCCTGATTCAGCAGCTGGAGCAGTATATTCGCGGGGAGTGA
- a CDS encoding DUF4174 domain-containing protein, whose protein sequence is MPIRSLTLATLLLAAAPVFAADGDTPLAQERGKARPLIIIAPSPTDPTLVHLKKALEEPANREAFAQRNMVLYTVVNTIGERNGKGMDAQATMALIRELKLGAGNKTRVILVGKDGEKKIEADSIEPKEIFATIDQMPMREKEAAAPAPAAAAPEAPAPAPAPKAAKSGKGAAAALDD, encoded by the coding sequence ATGCCTATCCGGTCACTGACCCTTGCCACCCTGTTGCTGGCCGCCGCGCCGGTGTTCGCCGCCGATGGCGATACGCCGCTGGCGCAGGAGCGCGGCAAGGCCAGGCCTCTGATCATCATCGCGCCCAGCCCCACCGACCCGACCCTGGTACATCTCAAGAAAGCCCTGGAAGAGCCGGCCAATCGCGAGGCGTTCGCGCAGCGCAACATGGTGCTGTACACCGTGGTGAACACCATCGGCGAGCGCAACGGCAAGGGTATGGACGCGCAAGCGACCATGGCGCTGATCCGTGAGCTGAAACTGGGCGCGGGCAACAAGACCCGCGTCATTCTGGTAGGCAAGGACGGCGAGAAGAAGATCGAGGCCGACAGCATCGAGCCCAAGGAAATCTTCGCCACCATCGACCAGATGCCGATGCGCGAGAAGGAAGCCGCTGCACCGGCTCCGGCCGCTGCGGCCCCCGAAGCGCCAGCGCCAGCTCCGGCGCCGAAAGCGGCGAAGAGCGGCAAGGGCGCTGCGGCGGCCCTCGACGACTGA
- a CDS encoding aspartate aminotransferase family protein gives MTADCLMSTYQPMPLNFVRGLDTRLWDQDGREYLDAVAGVAVTNIGHAHPALVEAISEQAGLLLHTSNLYGIDWQQRLARALVRLSGLEKVFFCNSGAEANEAALKLARLHGWYKGIEQPLVVVMEDAFHGRTLGTLAASDGPAVRLGFAKLPGDVLRVPFGDLAAFDQACARHGARISAVLVEPVQGEAGVRVAPAGYLQALQARCARRGWLFMVDEIQTGLGRTGRWFATEHAGIVPDVMTLAKGLGNGVPIGACLARGQAAGLFTPGSHGSTFGGNPLACRAGCTVLEVIERQQLVNNAREQGEYLLAALQARLADCAKVAEVRGLGLMIGIELHSAIPGLALAAAREQGLLINVTRGRVVRLLPPLTLARAQAQRIVEALHSLLA, from the coding sequence ATGACCGCCGATTGCCTGATGAGCACCTACCAGCCGATGCCCCTGAACTTCGTACGTGGCCTCGATACGCGCCTGTGGGACCAGGACGGGCGCGAATACCTTGACGCGGTGGCCGGGGTCGCGGTGACCAACATCGGGCACGCACACCCCGCGCTGGTCGAGGCGATCAGCGAGCAGGCCGGGTTACTGTTGCACACCTCCAACCTGTACGGCATTGACTGGCAGCAACGTCTGGCGCGTGCCCTGGTACGCCTGTCCGGACTGGAAAAGGTGTTCTTTTGCAATTCCGGTGCCGAAGCCAACGAGGCGGCCCTCAAGCTCGCCCGGCTGCACGGCTGGTACAAGGGCATCGAGCAGCCCCTGGTGGTGGTCATGGAAGACGCCTTCCATGGTCGTACCCTGGGGACCCTTGCCGCCAGCGACGGCCCGGCGGTACGTCTGGGATTCGCGAAGTTGCCGGGGGATGTGCTGCGCGTGCCGTTCGGCGACCTGGCGGCCTTCGACCAGGCCTGCGCCCGTCACGGCGCACGCATTTCGGCGGTGCTGGTAGAACCGGTGCAGGGTGAGGCCGGGGTGCGGGTCGCCCCGGCAGGTTATCTGCAAGCGCTGCAGGCGCGCTGCGCGCGGCGCGGCTGGCTGTTCATGGTCGATGAGATCCAGACCGGGCTGGGGCGTACCGGTCGGTGGTTCGCCACCGAGCACGCCGGCATCGTGCCGGATGTCATGACCCTGGCCAAAGGGCTTGGCAACGGCGTGCCCATTGGTGCCTGCCTGGCCAGGGGGCAGGCCGCCGGCCTGTTCACCCCCGGCAGCCACGGCAGTACCTTCGGTGGCAACCCCCTGGCCTGTCGGGCAGGCTGCACCGTGCTGGAAGTCATCGAGCGGCAACAATTGGTCAATAATGCCCGCGAGCAGGGCGAGTACCTGCTGGCGGCCCTGCAGGCGCGCCTGGCGGATTGCGCGAAGGTGGCCGAGGTGCGCGGGCTGGGGCTGATGATCGGCATCGAGCTGCACTCGGCCATTCCGGGTCTGGCCCTGGCGGCAGCCCGTGAGCAGGGGCTGTTGATCAATGTCACCCGTGGCCGGGTGGTGCGTCTGCTGCCGCCGCTCACCCTGGCGCGCGCGCAAGCGCAAAGGATCGTCGAAGCACTGCACAGCCTGCTGGCCTGA
- a CDS encoding LysR family transcriptional regulator, protein MDLFQAMSVFVKVVESGSMTAAARECAISTTMVGNHLRALEQRLGVGLLKRTTRRQRLTEFGEAYYQRCTEVLGLVADSEQLAEQTVGEPIGTLRITAPLTFGSERLAPALHGFHQRYPRIRLDVMLSNQRTDLLESGFDAGIRMGTLPSSTRLVARPLQDYTLTICAAPAYLARHGTPQVPEALSQHACLAFAYPAGDDWSTVERKWRLHGVDGEIEVPVSGPLTLNNTAALYQAARSGMGIVMLPDALVEEDLASGRLIALLPEYGLPSRPMHLIYPQDRYRLPKLRAFVDYVLEQWGKPAD, encoded by the coding sequence ATGGATCTATTCCAGGCCATGTCGGTGTTCGTCAAAGTGGTCGAGTCCGGCAGCATGACCGCCGCAGCCCGCGAATGTGCGATTTCCACCACCATGGTGGGTAATCACCTGCGCGCGCTGGAGCAACGCCTGGGGGTCGGCCTGCTCAAGCGCACCACGCGCCGCCAGCGTCTCACCGAGTTTGGCGAGGCCTATTACCAGCGTTGCACCGAGGTGCTGGGCCTGGTCGCCGACTCCGAGCAGCTCGCCGAGCAGACCGTCGGCGAACCCATCGGCACGCTGCGCATCACCGCGCCGCTGACCTTCGGCTCCGAGCGCCTGGCCCCGGCCCTGCATGGCTTCCACCAGCGTTATCCACGCATCCGCCTGGACGTGATGCTCAGCAACCAGCGCACCGACCTGCTGGAGTCCGGCTTCGACGCCGGCATCCGCATGGGGACGCTGCCCTCCTCGACGCGCCTGGTGGCCAGGCCGCTGCAGGACTACACCCTGACCATCTGCGCCGCGCCCGCCTACCTGGCGCGCCACGGCACCCCGCAGGTCCCCGAGGCGCTCAGCCAGCACGCTTGCCTGGCCTTCGCCTACCCGGCCGGCGACGACTGGAGCACCGTCGAACGAAAATGGCGGCTGCATGGCGTGGATGGCGAGATCGAGGTCCCGGTTTCCGGCCCCCTGACCCTCAATAACACCGCCGCGCTGTACCAGGCAGCGCGCAGTGGCATGGGTATCGTGATGCTGCCCGATGCGCTGGTCGAAGAGGACTTGGCCAGCGGCCGTCTGATCGCCCTGCTGCCCGAATACGGCCTGCCCAGCCGCCCGATGCACCTGATCTACCCGCAGGATCGCTATCGATTGCCAAAACTGCGCGCTTTCGTCGACTACGTGCTGGAACAGTGGGGCAAGCCGGCCGACTGA